From a region of the Catharus ustulatus isolate bCatUst1 chromosome 11, bCatUst1.pri.v2, whole genome shotgun sequence genome:
- the LOC117001399 gene encoding leukotriene B4 receptor 1-like translates to MSQAEESSGNSTWNIVRSVVCIILGLSFIIGTPGNCIVIWTVCTKMKQVSLSVLLIVNLAIADVLVLITLPIWIYSFADSWVFGVTFCKMLVFIIYCSMYASIFLITALSLERLLAVFYPFTIQKYRRKEKVSLIVFLIWFLSIAFGISVIPFQETEEMNGRLLCTCRNYSSNRQKVSYLLLETLAGFVIPFLIICTCYVCVARRISRMTYQSKQRSERLIASVVVAFILCWFPHHLFNILDIISIETELSNEEVSLVLEEIVDKGVYISGALVFISSCINPLLYAFAARRFQNHLRFAKMSKLFEQISQTVTEEDKKRSLVVAKREDPLVGTENL, encoded by the coding sequence ATGAGTCAAGCTGAGGAAAGCAGTGGCAACTCAACATGGAATATTGTGAGGTCAGTAGTCTGCATAATACTGGGCTTGTCATTTATAATTGGCACCCCTGGAAACTGCATCGTCATCTGGACTGTTTGCACAAAAATGAAGCAAGTATCTCTTTCAGTCCTGCTGATCGTGAACCTGGCCATTGCTGATGTCCTTGTACTGATCACTTTACCAATTTGGATTTACTCTTTTGCTGACTCATGGGTTTTTGGAGTCACCTTCTGCAAAATGCTGGTTTTCATTATTTACTGCAGCATGTATGCCAGTATATTTCTGATTACAGCACTCAGCTTGGAGCGGCTACTGGCTGTGTTTTACCCTTTCACAAttcaaaaatacagaagaaaagaaaaagtttctttGATTGTGTTCCTCATTTGGTTCCTGTCTATTGCCTTTGGCATTTCTGTCATTCCATTTCAAGAGACAGAGGAAATGAACGGTCGGCTGCTCTGCACATGTCGCAACTACTCCTCTAATAGACAGAAAGTCTCCTATCTTCTGCTGGAGACCCTCGCAGGTTTCGTAATCCCTTTCTTAATAATTTGCACTTGTTATGTGTGTGTTGCAAGAAGAATTAGCAGAATGACTTACCAATCCAAGCAGAGATCGGAACGTCTCATTGCCAGCGTCGTGGTGGCATTCATTCTGTGCTGGTTCCCTCACCATCTCTTTAACATCCTGGATATTATTTCCATTGAAACAGAACTCTCTAATGAGGAGGTGTCTTTGGTGCTGGAAGAAATTGTAGACAAAGGAGTGTACATCTCTGGAGCACTTGTATTCATCAGTAGCTGTATTAACCCCCTGCTTTATGCTTTTGCTGCACGAAGGTTTCAGAACCACCTGAGGTTTGCCAAGATGTCGAAGCTGTTTGAACAGATTAGTCAGACTGTAACAGAGGAGGACAAAAAAAGAAGTCTGGTTGTAGCCAAACGTGAAGATCCTTTGGTAGGCACAGAAAATCTCTAA